Proteins found in one Tumebacillus sp. BK434 genomic segment:
- a CDS encoding tyrosine-type recombinase/integrase — MSKKRVTLRKGATQEVTGITQKKFSLQQLFDLFIASKKAEGSSSRTIQDYHDHYRYFILWLETTERDHMTPYELDVNIFRIYIAYMSDKYSPVTVNTRLTTIKTMFNFLFEEGLLPTNPLQRIRKVREPEDTIGAFSEEQVTSLLAQPDQRTFYGFRDYVMMTLMLDTGIRINEVLSLEVKNMDFAQRQITIEGGKSKNKRARVIPITKHTAKLLHELVCETKQHFSIDLVFVSSDGNPMSYFTAYSNISKYGAKAGIDDARVSPHTFRHTFAKMYILSGGDAFSLQRILGHSTLHMVRKYIQLNTEDLRMKHAQHSPILSLMSKRARAKR; from the coding sequence ATGTCCAAAAAACGTGTCACTTTACGCAAGGGTGCAACACAAGAAGTAACAGGAATCACGCAGAAGAAATTTTCGCTCCAACAGTTGTTTGACTTGTTTATTGCCTCCAAAAAAGCTGAGGGGTCGTCTAGCCGCACGATTCAGGATTATCATGACCATTACAGGTATTTCATCCTTTGGCTCGAAACAACGGAGCGGGATCACATGACACCTTACGAATTGGATGTGAACATATTTCGTATTTACATCGCCTATATGTCTGACAAATATTCTCCAGTTACAGTCAATACACGATTGACTACAATCAAAACGATGTTCAACTTTCTGTTTGAGGAAGGACTGCTGCCAACAAATCCTCTTCAAAGAATTCGCAAAGTTCGAGAGCCAGAGGATACGATAGGGGCTTTTTCAGAAGAACAGGTCACTTCATTGCTTGCACAGCCTGACCAACGTACTTTTTATGGATTTCGTGATTATGTCATGATGACTTTGATGCTAGACACGGGAATACGCATCAATGAAGTTCTGTCGCTAGAGGTAAAAAATATGGATTTCGCGCAACGTCAAATTACGATTGAGGGAGGGAAAAGTAAAAACAAACGCGCACGAGTAATTCCAATAACAAAACACACCGCAAAACTGCTCCATGAGTTAGTATGTGAGACGAAGCAACATTTTTCGATTGATCTTGTTTTTGTATCAAGTGACGGGAATCCAATGAGTTACTTTACTGCCTACTCAAATATCAGTAAGTACGGTGCAAAAGCAGGCATTGACGACGCGAGAGTATCTCCACATACCTTTAGACATACGTTCGCCAAAATGTACATTTTGAGTGGAGGAGATGCGTTCTCTTTACAGAGAATCTTAGGTCATTCGACACTTCACATGGTGAGAAAGTATATTCAATTAAACACTGAAGATTTACGAATGAAGCATGCACAGCATAGCCCTATTCTGTCACTAATGTCAAAAAGGGCTCGTGCAAAGAGATAA
- a CDS encoding cupin domain-containing protein has protein sequence MPSIRFVETNERIEGLEQVSEYLKTQGIVYEHWDISKLPQQLKEDYQVTPELQEAILKTFRPEIDALSEKRGYKSSDIVVLSDQTPNLEDLLTKFKDEHHHTEDEVRFIVDGEAIFTLKGPNDDTYYDVFLYPGDLISVPTNTRHWFTLTELGKVKAIRIFESKDGWVAVYDESELQKQA, from the coding sequence ATGCCGTCCATCCGTTTTGTCGAAACCAACGAACGCATCGAAGGGCTGGAGCAAGTGTCCGAGTACCTCAAGACCCAAGGCATCGTCTATGAGCACTGGGATATTTCCAAGCTCCCGCAGCAATTGAAAGAAGACTATCAAGTTACTCCGGAGCTGCAAGAAGCGATTCTGAAAACCTTCCGCCCGGAGATCGATGCCCTGTCTGAGAAGCGCGGCTACAAGTCTTCCGACATCGTGGTACTGTCCGACCAGACCCCGAATCTGGAAGACCTGCTCACCAAGTTTAAAGATGAGCACCACCACACCGAAGACGAAGTGCGTTTTATCGTCGACGGCGAAGCGATCTTCACCCTGAAAGGGCCGAACGATGACACGTACTATGACGTGTTCCTATACCCGGGCGACCTGATCTCCGTGCCGACCAATACCCGTCACTGGTTCACGCTGACCGAGCTGGGCAAGGTGAAGGCGATCCGTATCTTTGAAAGCAAAGATGGCTGGGTTGCGGTGTATGATGAGAGTGAGTTGCAGAAGCAGGCGTAG
- the mtnB gene encoding methylthioribulose 1-phosphate dehydratase, with the protein MSQTFLQEERYRIAEQLVNVSQNFANKGWFPATSGNLSVKLSHEPLTFGVTASGKDKEYLTIHDILFVDGDSKALESTQLKPSAETLVHAEVYKRIGAEAGSVLHVHTIYNNLISEIFAEQGSVVISDMELIKGLNIWEEGATIEVPIVENFADIPKLAAEIGKRLDPRVPGVLIRKHGIYAWGDSVAAAKRHVQAFEFMFEYLFKYLQFQRSAGVEPAVVGNLR; encoded by the coding sequence ATGAGCCAAACATTCTTGCAAGAAGAGCGCTACCGCATCGCGGAGCAACTTGTCAACGTATCCCAAAACTTCGCGAACAAAGGCTGGTTCCCGGCGACGAGCGGCAACCTGTCGGTCAAGCTGAGCCATGAGCCACTGACGTTTGGCGTCACCGCAAGCGGCAAAGACAAAGAGTACCTCACCATCCACGACATCTTGTTCGTTGACGGAGATTCGAAAGCGCTGGAAAGCACGCAGTTGAAGCCGTCCGCCGAGACGCTGGTGCATGCGGAAGTGTACAAGCGCATCGGGGCCGAGGCCGGTTCGGTGCTGCATGTGCACACGATTTACAACAACCTGATCTCGGAGATCTTCGCTGAGCAGGGTTCGGTGGTCATCTCCGACATGGAGCTGATCAAAGGCTTGAACATCTGGGAAGAGGGGGCGACGATTGAGGTGCCGATCGTGGAGAACTTCGCGGACATCCCGAAGCTGGCAGCCGAGATCGGCAAGCGCCTCGACCCGCGCGTGCCCGGTGTGCTGATTCGCAAGCATGGCATCTACGCCTGGGGCGACAGCGTGGCCGCTGCGAAACGCCATGTGCAGGCGTTCGAGTTCATGTTTGAGTACCTGTTCAAGTACCTGCAGTTCCAGCGTTCCGCCGGTGTTGAGCCTGCAGTTGTTGGAAATTTGCGTTAA
- a CDS encoding 2-hydroxy-3-keto-5-methylthiopentenyl-1-phosphate phosphatase produces the protein MSKRITIFCDFDGTITERDMIITIMERFGAPGWERIKDQILGQEIAIQTGVGQLFAGISSDKRDDIVAFAQEVAVIRAGFAEFLTFCEEQNIDFWVTSGGIDFFVHPLLAPFGINNPIYSNASSFTGEQIEILWPNACDEHCTNGCGMCKPSVMRKFPDEEVYKVVIGDSITDLQAAKQADFVLARAFLLKQCQELGLQHAEFATFYDCITALKTLINEQKGEVLS, from the coding sequence ATGAGCAAACGCATCACGATCTTCTGTGATTTTGACGGCACGATAACAGAGCGCGATATGATCATCACGATCATGGAGCGGTTCGGCGCTCCGGGATGGGAGAGGATCAAGGATCAGATTCTCGGCCAAGAGATCGCGATCCAGACCGGCGTCGGCCAGCTTTTCGCCGGGATTTCTTCTGACAAGCGGGACGACATCGTGGCCTTCGCACAGGAGGTCGCGGTGATCCGCGCCGGGTTTGCAGAGTTCCTTACGTTTTGTGAAGAGCAAAACATCGACTTTTGGGTCACCAGCGGCGGGATCGACTTCTTCGTCCACCCGCTGCTCGCCCCGTTCGGGATCAACAACCCGATCTACAGCAACGCCAGCTCCTTTACCGGTGAGCAGATCGAAATCCTCTGGCCGAACGCGTGTGACGAGCACTGCACCAACGGCTGCGGGATGTGCAAGCCATCGGTGATGCGCAAGTTCCCGGATGAAGAGGTGTACAAAGTCGTGATCGGCGATTCGATCACCGACTTGCAGGCGGCGAAGCAGGCCGATTTCGTTCTGGCGAGAGCGTTTTTGCTGAAGCAGTGTCAGGAGCTGGGACTTCAGCACGCTGAATTTGCGACGTTTTACGACTGCATCACAGCACTGAAAACACTCATTAACGAACAAAAGGGGGAGGTTCTGTCATGA
- a CDS encoding 2,3-diketo-5-methylthiopentyl-1-phosphate enolase produces MTTQEFVHVTYLAHGKPGTDWQKKAQGIAVGLTVGSWTDLPEARKDAMQKHLGHAVRAEEIGQDAHGLSQALLTVAYPTINFTPDIPALLTSVFGKLSMDGKIRLVDIELPPAFQSKFPGPKYGIDGIRQQLGIENRPLLMSIFKSVIGYDIDALAEAFYQQALGGVDLVKDDEIFFDETYAPFEKRIEACRLSAERAKEQTGKFTLYAANLTGPVTEIFDKAHRAVDAGANALLLNVLTYGYDVLHRLAADPKITVPIMAHPAMAGAMYPSEQYGIAAPVLLGKLMRIAGADFVLYPSAYGSVAMERGETLKIAEALRTEHSGLNRSFPVPSAGIHPGLVTKLYADLGNDQIINAGGGVHGHPGGSAAGGRAFVAAIDAVVAGKTLAEAAEHAPELKTALELWNK; encoded by the coding sequence GTGACTACACAAGAATTCGTCCACGTTACCTACCTGGCGCACGGCAAGCCGGGTACCGATTGGCAGAAGAAAGCACAAGGCATCGCTGTCGGTCTGACCGTCGGCTCCTGGACCGACCTTCCGGAAGCGCGCAAAGACGCGATGCAAAAACACCTCGGCCACGCGGTGCGAGCTGAGGAGATCGGGCAGGACGCACACGGCCTGAGCCAAGCGTTGCTCACCGTCGCCTATCCGACGATCAACTTCACCCCGGACATTCCGGCGCTGCTCACCTCCGTGTTCGGCAAGCTGTCGATGGACGGCAAAATCCGCCTCGTCGACATCGAATTGCCCCCGGCATTCCAAAGCAAATTCCCGGGTCCGAAATACGGCATCGACGGCATCCGCCAACAGCTCGGCATCGAGAACCGGCCGCTGTTGATGAGCATTTTCAAATCGGTGATCGGCTATGACATCGACGCGCTGGCCGAAGCGTTCTACCAGCAAGCGCTCGGCGGCGTAGATCTGGTCAAAGATGACGAAATCTTCTTTGACGAAACGTACGCGCCGTTCGAAAAGCGCATCGAAGCATGCCGCCTGTCAGCGGAGCGCGCGAAAGAGCAGACCGGCAAATTCACGCTCTACGCGGCCAACCTGACCGGACCGGTCACCGAGATTTTCGACAAAGCGCACCGTGCGGTCGATGCTGGCGCCAACGCCCTGCTGCTGAACGTGCTGACCTACGGCTACGACGTGCTGCATCGCCTGGCAGCCGACCCGAAGATCACCGTGCCGATCATGGCACACCCGGCGATGGCCGGCGCGATGTATCCGTCTGAACAGTACGGCATCGCAGCGCCGGTCCTGCTCGGCAAGCTGATGCGCATCGCAGGCGCCGACTTCGTGCTCTACCCGTCGGCGTACGGCTCGGTCGCGATGGAGCGCGGTGAGACTTTGAAGATCGCCGAAGCGCTGCGCACCGAACACAGCGGCCTCAACCGCTCCTTCCCGGTCCCGTCGGCCGGCATCCATCCGGGTCTGGTCACCAAGTTGTATGCAGATCTCGGCAACGACCAGATCATCAACGCGGGCGGCGGCGTACACGGCCACCCGGGCGGATCGGCAGCGGGCGGACGCGCGTTCGTCGCGGCGATCGACGCGGTGGTGGCAGGCAAGACTTTGGCCGAAGCGGCGGAGCATGCCCCGGAATTGAAAACAGCGTTGGAGCTGTGGAACAAATAG
- a CDS encoding pyridoxal phosphate-dependent aminotransferase gives MNIKSADRLQGLPTQFFSTMVAKVNSYIAAGHDVINLGQGNPDLPTPPHIVESLRHEVLDPVTHKYPPFSGLFELKQAIATWYKTEFNVDLDPATEVAILFGGKTGLVEISQCLLNPGDVCLVPDPGYPDYWSGVALSGAEMTMMPLLRDNAFLPDYSQIPADKLAKAKLMFLNYPNNPTSATAPASFYEDTVRFAEQHNIVVASDFAYGAIGFDGEKPVSFLQTPGAKEVGVEFYTLSKTYNMAGWRVGFALGNKDVISLINLIQDHYYVSLPAFIQRASVTALTSPQDCVHELAATYQRRRDVFVGGLRQAGWDVLNPKGSFFTWVPVPKGFTSVEFSNTLLEQAHVMVAPGVGFGPSGEGYVRVGLLTSEERLQEAVDRMCKISI, from the coding sequence ATGAACATAAAATCGGCTGACCGTCTGCAGGGGCTGCCCACGCAGTTTTTCTCCACGATGGTCGCAAAAGTCAACTCCTACATTGCCGCCGGGCATGATGTGATCAACCTCGGCCAAGGCAACCCGGACTTGCCGACGCCGCCGCACATCGTCGAATCCCTGCGCCACGAAGTGCTCGACCCGGTGACGCACAAATACCCGCCGTTCTCCGGCCTGTTCGAGCTGAAACAGGCGATCGCCACTTGGTACAAAACGGAGTTCAACGTCGACCTTGACCCGGCGACCGAAGTCGCGATCCTCTTTGGCGGCAAGACCGGCCTCGTCGAGATCTCGCAATGCCTGCTCAACCCGGGCGATGTCTGCCTCGTGCCGGACCCGGGCTACCCGGATTACTGGTCGGGCGTCGCGCTGTCCGGCGCGGAGATGACGATGATGCCGCTGCTGCGCGACAACGCCTTCCTGCCCGACTACAGCCAGATCCCGGCGGACAAGCTGGCCAAAGCCAAGCTGATGTTCCTCAACTACCCGAACAACCCGACTTCGGCGACCGCGCCGGCCTCCTTCTACGAGGACACCGTCCGTTTTGCCGAACAGCACAACATCGTCGTTGCCTCCGACTTCGCGTATGGCGCGATCGGATTCGACGGGGAGAAGCCGGTCTCGTTCCTGCAGACGCCGGGCGCGAAAGAAGTCGGCGTCGAGTTCTACACCTTGTCCAAAACGTACAACATGGCCGGTTGGCGCGTCGGCTTTGCGCTCGGCAACAAAGACGTCATCTCTTTGATCAACCTGATCCAAGACCACTACTACGTCTCCTTGCCGGCTTTCATCCAGCGCGCTTCCGTCACGGCGCTGACCTCGCCGCAAGACTGCGTGCATGAGCTGGCGGCCACCTATCAGCGCCGCCGCGACGTGTTTGTCGGCGGACTGCGCCAAGCGGGCTGGGACGTGCTGAACCCGAAAGGCTCCTTCTTCACCTGGGTGCCCGTTCCGAAAGGCTTCACCTCGGTCGAGTTCTCGAACACGCTGCTCGAACAGGCGCACGTGATGGTCGCGCCGGGTGTCGGCTTTGGCCCGAGCGGGGAAGGGTATGTCCGCGTCGGGCTCCTGACCAGCGAAGAGCGCTTGCAGGAAGCGGTCGACCGGATGTGCAAGATTTCCATTTAA
- a CDS encoding PCYCGC motif-containing (lipo)protein, with amino-acid sequence MKKMTKIVFAGLMAMTLATGCGRADTATSDEHAGHSDHGQTGPVKGQHPAGAQAEAYKALKVGESVKLTAIGDIQEVTAGAKSYPQFLIKTNTKIKQSYAAAIDNLDVLKNMPCYCGCGDHAGHKSNAECFVKDVRANGEVVWDDHGTRCDTCMNIALESAELKKEGKTVKEIRTIIDNKYKEGYAKPTPTPMPS; translated from the coding sequence ATGAAGAAGATGACCAAGATTGTATTTGCCGGCCTGATGGCGATGACCCTCGCCACCGGCTGCGGCAGGGCCGACACCGCGACGTCCGATGAACACGCGGGTCATTCCGACCACGGGCAAACCGGCCCGGTCAAAGGCCAGCACCCCGCCGGTGCACAAGCAGAAGCTTACAAAGCGCTGAAAGTCGGCGAATCGGTCAAATTGACCGCGATCGGCGACATCCAGGAAGTGACGGCGGGCGCCAAGTCCTACCCGCAGTTCCTGATTAAAACAAACACCAAGATCAAGCAGTCGTACGCGGCGGCGATCGACAACCTCGACGTGCTGAAAAACATGCCGTGCTACTGCGGCTGCGGTGACCATGCCGGCCACAAGAGCAATGCAGAATGCTTCGTCAAAGACGTGCGCGCCAACGGCGAAGTGGTCTGGGACGACCACGGCACCCGCTGCGATACCTGCATGAACATCGCGCTGGAATCGGCCGAGCTGAAAAAAGAGGGCAAGACGGTAAAAGAGATCCGCACCATCATCGACAACAAGTACAAAGAAGGCTACGCGAAACCGACCCCGACGCCGATGCCGTCTTAA
- a CDS encoding heavy metal translocating P-type ATPase has protein sequence MLSDTASSCCSAEGDACCGHGSDFEEVTMLADAPLEAPSAGDLQPGEARSVFRVDGMDCGECARTVQRVMHKLDGVREVAVSFNTTKMTVVHTAALDAIQKTVSDVGYRATVLDTTLQDPGVPVQANGDTAQPSYWERNKRAILTAVSGLFLGAGLLTEYASWSELLSIIFYTIAILTGGFYAARAGFYALKSFTLDMNFLMTVAAIGAAAIGEWSEGATVVFLFSVGNWLQASTMERTRRSIRSLIGFAPKEALVRRDGAERTIPVDDLRIGDLILVRPGERIPMDGTVQAGSSTVNQAPVTGESIPVLKQQGDEVFAGTLNETGGLEVIVTKKVQDSTLSRMIYLVEEAQEQKAPSQQFVDRFATYYTPIVVLLALLIAVLPPLFTGDPFSEWIYRALALLVIACPCALVISTPVAIVAAIGNAAKQGVLIKGGAFLELMGRIRAIAFDKTGTLTQGKPVVVFVEPFQGTDKARLLTLAASIEARSEHPLARAITKLSAEQGIRQLPVQQFQAVAGKGAQGQIDGSLYRIGKPSWMQELGYAGTEKLKTVLSVQHEQGRTVMLIADERQVIGLIAVADTVREDSEITITRLKQAGIAYTVMLTGDHARIAKSIAQQTGIGEYHGDLLPEQKLARITELKQRHRLVAMVGDGINDSPALAASDIGIAMGGAGTDIALETADIVLMSDDIGKLPFIVRLSRKALRIIKQNIWFSLLVKLAFLLLTVAGLSNLWMAVFADTGAALLVILNGMRLIKQR, from the coding sequence ATGCTCTCGGACACTGCGTCGAGCTGCTGCTCGGCAGAAGGGGATGCCTGCTGCGGGCATGGGTCTGACTTTGAAGAGGTGACGATGCTCGCCGATGCTCCGCTGGAAGCGCCTTCTGCCGGCGATTTGCAGCCGGGCGAAGCGCGCTCTGTGTTTCGGGTGGACGGCATGGACTGCGGGGAGTGCGCGCGCACGGTGCAGCGCGTGATGCACAAGCTGGACGGCGTCCGCGAAGTGGCGGTCAGCTTCAACACGACGAAAATGACAGTCGTTCACACCGCTGCCCTCGACGCGATCCAAAAAACGGTCAGCGATGTCGGCTACCGCGCCACCGTGCTCGACACGACCCTGCAAGACCCGGGCGTCCCCGTTCAAGCAAATGGCGACACCGCACAGCCTTCCTACTGGGAGCGCAACAAGCGCGCCATCCTCACCGCCGTCTCCGGCCTGTTCCTCGGGGCCGGCCTGCTCACAGAATACGCATCGTGGTCAGAACTGCTTTCGATCATCTTCTATACGATCGCCATCCTCACCGGCGGCTTCTACGCTGCCCGGGCCGGATTTTATGCCTTGAAATCATTTACGCTCGACATGAACTTCCTGATGACCGTCGCCGCCATCGGAGCGGCAGCGATCGGCGAGTGGTCGGAAGGCGCCACCGTCGTCTTTCTCTTCTCCGTCGGCAACTGGCTACAGGCGAGCACGATGGAGCGCACACGCCGCTCGATCCGCTCCCTGATCGGCTTTGCCCCGAAAGAAGCGCTGGTCAGACGAGACGGCGCCGAACGCACCATCCCCGTCGACGACCTCCGGATCGGCGACCTGATCCTCGTCCGCCCCGGCGAGCGCATCCCGATGGACGGCACCGTGCAGGCGGGTTCCTCGACCGTCAATCAGGCGCCCGTTACCGGCGAATCGATCCCCGTGCTGAAACAGCAGGGAGACGAAGTATTCGCAGGCACGCTCAATGAAACGGGCGGTCTGGAAGTGATAGTGACCAAAAAAGTTCAAGATTCCACCCTCAGCCGCATGATATACTTGGTGGAAGAAGCACAAGAACAGAAAGCGCCGTCGCAGCAGTTTGTCGACCGCTTTGCCACCTATTACACCCCGATCGTCGTGCTGCTCGCCCTGCTGATCGCCGTATTGCCACCGCTGTTTACCGGCGACCCGTTCAGCGAATGGATCTACCGGGCGCTTGCCCTGCTCGTCATCGCCTGCCCGTGCGCTCTTGTCATCTCCACGCCTGTCGCCATCGTCGCCGCCATCGGCAACGCGGCCAAGCAAGGCGTGCTGATCAAAGGCGGCGCCTTTCTCGAACTGATGGGACGGATTCGCGCCATCGCGTTCGACAAGACGGGCACGTTGACCCAAGGCAAGCCGGTCGTCGTCTTTGTCGAGCCGTTCCAAGGCACCGACAAAGCGCGCCTGCTCACCCTCGCCGCTTCGATCGAAGCGCGCTCCGAGCATCCGCTGGCCCGCGCGATCACCAAGCTCAGCGCGGAACAAGGCATCCGCCAGCTGCCCGTGCAGCAGTTCCAGGCCGTCGCCGGCAAAGGCGCGCAAGGCCAGATCGACGGCAGCCTCTACCGCATCGGCAAGCCGTCCTGGATGCAGGAGCTCGGCTACGCAGGCACCGAGAAGCTCAAGACCGTCCTGTCTGTGCAACACGAACAGGGCCGTACCGTGATGCTGATCGCCGATGAGCGCCAAGTGATCGGCCTGATCGCCGTCGCCGACACGGTGCGAGAAGACAGCGAAATCACGATTACCAGACTGAAACAGGCGGGCATCGCATATACAGTGATGTTGACCGGAGACCACGCCCGCATCGCCAAGTCGATCGCCCAGCAGACGGGCATCGGCGAGTACCACGGCGACTTGCTCCCTGAGCAAAAGCTCGCTCGCATCACCGAACTGAAACAGCGTCACCGCCTGGTCGCCATGGTCGGGGACGGCATCAACGACTCGCCCGCCCTCGCCGCGTCCGACATCGGGATCGCCATGGGCGGCGCCGGAACGGACATCGCACTGGAGACTGCAGACATCGTGCTCATGTCGGATGACATCGGCAAACTGCCGTTTATCGTCCGCCTCAGCCGCAAAGCGCTGCGCATCATCAAGCAAAACATCTGGTTCTCACTGCTTGTCAAACTGGCGTTCCTGCTCCTGACCGTCGCCGGTCTGTCCAATCTCTGGATGGCGGTGTTTGCAGACACAGGAGCGGCGCTGCTCGTCATCTTAAACGGCATGAGACTGATCAAACAACGTTAA
- a CDS encoding metalloregulator ArsR/SmtB family transcription factor → MVGQRRNSRVEAKTEACCNVIHEDTVDKVKAAELPEEQVSELATIFQALGDTTRVRIIHALVQSEMCVCDLAAVLGMTQSAISHQLRTLRNLRIIKRRKEGRVAYYSIDDHHILTLFKTGLEHVSHR, encoded by the coding sequence GTGGTTGGACAAAGGAGGAATTCTCGCGTGGAAGCCAAGACGGAAGCGTGCTGCAATGTGATCCACGAGGATACTGTGGACAAAGTCAAGGCGGCGGAGCTGCCGGAGGAGCAGGTGTCGGAGCTGGCGACGATCTTTCAGGCGCTGGGGGATACGACGCGTGTGCGGATCATCCATGCGCTGGTCCAGTCGGAGATGTGCGTCTGCGACCTGGCCGCCGTGCTCGGCATGACCCAGTCGGCGATCTCCCACCAACTGCGCACCTTGCGCAATCTGCGCATCATCAAGCGCCGCAAAGAAGGCCGCGTGGCCTACTACAGCATCGACGACCACCACATCCTGACACTCTTCAAAACCGGTCTCGAGCATGTCTCCCATCGATAG
- a CDS encoding multicopper oxidase family protein, producing the protein MNKMRKTVMLSLFSGLAVIAAAYGGYGLWNGQPSSEVLQGVEKQDEKGAFQEYVVEAREANWELKAGAEITAWTFNGAVPGSEIRVQEGKRVKVVLKNKLQQPVSIHWHGYPVPNAMDGIPGVTQNAVQPGASFTYEFTASEPGTYWYHSHQDSANQVDRGLYGALVVEPKEQKVKYDREFTLLLDEWSPEMFAASGAGTDHGGHGGGGSKGDDSGKQGSGSHAGTDHSAHSGDNGGASTPVISHDKMMKQMYSIFTVNGKAGSEVEPLQVKKGEKIKLRLINAGYQTHQLNLTNQTFKITHIDGQALQSSPDVSGSLLAIAPGERYDVELTAGANFGILCANDSQAKGDMAVHVEVDGNDSHDYAAPAVELSPLDITAYGKAAPVNINVNYDVETTLLLNNKVIQKDGAAQEVYTINGNIHPDIPPLQVKKGQQVKVTMTNEGTSDHPMHLHGHFFQVLQKDGRPLEGNPLLKDTLNVKPGETYVVAFVADNDGNWMFHCHDLHHAAAGMMTTVKYEGYQPSFVPDPKAGNKSE; encoded by the coding sequence ATGAATAAAATGCGAAAAACGGTCATGCTCTCGCTGTTCAGCGGGCTTGCTGTCATTGCGGCGGCGTATGGAGGTTATGGGTTGTGGAACGGGCAGCCGAGCAGCGAAGTGCTGCAGGGCGTGGAGAAGCAAGATGAGAAAGGCGCATTTCAAGAATATGTGGTCGAGGCGCGGGAAGCGAACTGGGAGTTGAAAGCGGGCGCGGAGATCACAGCGTGGACGTTTAACGGGGCGGTGCCGGGGTCGGAGATCCGCGTGCAGGAAGGGAAGCGGGTGAAAGTCGTCTTGAAAAACAAGCTGCAGCAGCCGGTGAGCATCCATTGGCACGGCTACCCGGTGCCAAACGCGATGGACGGCATCCCCGGCGTGACGCAAAACGCGGTGCAGCCCGGTGCGTCGTTCACGTATGAGTTCACAGCGTCGGAGCCGGGGACCTACTGGTACCACTCGCATCAGGACAGCGCGAACCAAGTTGACCGCGGTCTCTACGGTGCGCTGGTCGTCGAGCCAAAAGAGCAGAAGGTGAAGTACGACCGCGAGTTTACGCTGCTGCTCGATGAGTGGTCGCCGGAGATGTTCGCGGCGAGTGGTGCGGGTACCGATCACGGCGGGCATGGCGGCGGGGGCAGTAAAGGAGACGATTCTGGCAAGCAAGGCAGTGGGAGTCATGCCGGAACGGATCACAGCGCACATAGTGGCGACAACGGCGGCGCATCCACCCCGGTGATCAGCCACGATAAGATGATGAAGCAGATGTACAGCATCTTCACCGTCAACGGCAAGGCGGGCAGCGAAGTCGAGCCGCTGCAGGTGAAAAAGGGCGAGAAGATCAAGCTCCGGCTGATCAATGCCGGGTACCAGACGCATCAGCTCAACCTGACCAACCAGACGTTCAAGATCACCCACATCGACGGGCAGGCCTTGCAGAGCAGCCCGGATGTCAGCGGTTCTCTGCTCGCCATCGCGCCGGGAGAGCGCTATGATGTGGAGCTGACCGCCGGGGCGAATTTTGGCATCCTTTGTGCCAACGATTCGCAAGCGAAAGGCGACATGGCCGTGCACGTCGAGGTGGATGGCAACGACAGCCACGACTATGCAGCGCCGGCCGTGGAACTGTCGCCGCTCGACATCACAGCGTACGGCAAAGCAGCGCCGGTCAACATAAACGTCAACTACGATGTGGAGACGACCCTGCTGCTCAACAACAAAGTGATTCAGAAAGACGGCGCGGCGCAGGAAGTCTACACGATCAACGGCAACATCCACCCGGACATTCCGCCTTTGCAGGTGAAAAAAGGGCAGCAGGTGAAAGTCACGATGACAAACGAAGGCACAAGCGACCACCCGATGCATCTGCACGGGCACTTCTTCCAGGTCTTGCAAAAAGACGGCCGTCCGCTGGAAGGTAATCCGCTGCTGAAAGACACGCTGAACGTGAAGCCGGGCGAGACGTACGTCGTGGCGTTTGTCGCCGACAATGACGGCAACTGGATGTTCCACTGCCACGACCTGCACCATGCGGCGGCGGGGATGATGACCACGGTGAAGTATGAGGGCTACCAGCCTTCCTTTGTGCCGGACCCGAAGGCGGGGAACAAGTCGGAGTAA